A single window of Rhodamnia argentea isolate NSW1041297 chromosome 5, ASM2092103v1, whole genome shotgun sequence DNA harbors:
- the LOC115737174 gene encoding disease resistance protein RUN1-like codes for MHLLPIKKRKLSEVRNAKDVDTGGGSGSVTAPTGANSGGSSSSPTETTNGSFSSSIAPLGDPYDVFLSFRGKDTRLGFTDHLYKGLVDARIRTFRDNEGLRRGEKIAELFAAIKNSKFLIPILSENYGTSSWCLHELVQIMECKKKNAEVIVLPIFYKVKPSDVAHQKGRFGDEFRKRERRLRKRRGFDSTILEKWKEALVEVSSLKGHCASGPEGELVKSVVREVLSELIRKFELDVPENLVGIGSQVEEVMKSVRNNSHATLFVGIHGMGGIGKTTIAKTIYNQLLNQFEYRSFIADIREKYKNGVERLHNQLIHDMLKEENLVRNRDEGIKLLSSRFKDKKVLILLDDVDADSHLEDLAGNHDWFSLGSVIIITTRDKSILDKARVDCKHDHHVLDKDSSLILFSRHAFRNDAPPSEFQKLTNEVVSTTGRLPLSLKVLGSFLCDKPQGVWEDTIKQLRNVPDKEVQKRLKIDYDALEEGQKQIFLDIACFFIDTDLRIASYMWDACDFYPKKGIEVLKLRSLIKVGENYELKMHDQLRDFGLEIVRQEDEREPRNRSRLWDSKEVMKVLEEDEVTVSLLLPPLVRVHCQSDVGPPLSACPSDQRTF; via the exons ATGCATCTTCTTCCCATTAAGAAACGCAAACTCAGTGAGGTTAGAAATGCCAAAGATGTTGATACTGGTGGTGGATCTGGTTCGGTGACTGCGCCGACCGGAGCTAATTCCGGTGGATCTAGTTCGTCTCCGACAGAGACTACTAATGGTTCATTTAGTTCGTCGATCGCACCACTTGGAGACCCCTACGatgtgttcttgagctttagaggtAAGGATACTCGACTTGGCTTCACCGATCACCTCTACAAGGGGCTTGTCGATGCCAGAATCCGTACTTTCAGAGACAATGAGGGGCTCCGCCGAGGTGAGAAGATCGCCGAGCTCTTTGCGGCCATCAAGAACAGTAAGTTCTTGATCCCCATTCTTTCTGAGAATTATGGTACGAGCAGTTGGTGCCTGCATGAATTAGTTCAAATAATGGAGTGCAAGAAAAAGAACGCAGAGGTTATAGTGTTGCCTATATTCTACAAAGTGAAACCATCTGACGTGGCACATCAAAAGGGGAGGTTTGGAGATGAATTTCGTAAGCGTGAGAGGCGTTTGCGTAAAAGGAGGGGTTTCGACTCAACAATATTGGAGAAATGGAAGGAAGCACTCGTAGAAGTCAGCTCCTTGAAAGGACACTGCGCCTCTGG GCCTGAAGGAGAGTTGGTGAAATCGGTTGTTCGAGAAGTGTTGAGCGAGCTGATTAGAAAGTTTGAGTTGGATGTTCCTGAGAATTTAGTTGGAATTGGTAGTCAAGTGGAGGAGGTTATGAAATCCGTGCGTAATAATTCTCATGCCACCCTATTCGTTGGTATCCAcggaatgggaggcattggtaagacaACTATTGCTAAAACCATCTATAACCAGCTCTTGAATCAATTTGAGTATCGTAGCTTCATTGCTGATATTAGGGAGAAATATAAGAATGGCGTTGAGCGCTTGCATAATCAGTTGATCCATGAtatgctgaaggaagaaaatCTAGTTCGTAATAGGGATGAAGGGATTAAGCTCCTCTCATCCCGCTTTAAAGATAAGAAAGTGCTGATTCTCCTTGATGACGTGGATGCTGATTCTCACTTGGAGGATTTGGCCGGAAATCATGATTGGTTTTCTTTGGGAAGTGTGATCATTATTACCACGAGAGACAAGAGTATTCTTGACAAAGCACGTGTGGACTGTAAACATGACCACCATGTTTTGGATAAGGATAGTTCTTTGATTCTGTTTAGTAGACATGCGTTTCGAAATGACGCTCCTCCTAGTGAATTTCAGAAACTCACTAATGAAGTTGTGTCCACTACCGGAAGGCTTCCCTTATCTCTTAAAGTTTTAGGTTCATTTTTGTGTGATAAACCACAAGGAGTATGGGAAGATACGATAAAACAATTAAGAAATGTCCCGGATAAGGAAGTGCAAAAAAGGTTAAAGATCGATTACGACGCATTAGAAGAGGGACAAAAACAGATATTTTTGGATATcgcttgttttttcattgacACTGACTTGAGAATCGCATCCTACATGTGGGACGCTTGTGACTTTTACCCAAAGAAGGGAATTGAAGTACTAAAATTAAGGTCACTAATTAAAGTTGGAGAGAATTATGAGCTCAAAATGCATGACCAATTGCGAGATTTTGGTCTAGAAATCGTCCGCCAAGAAGACGAGAGGGAGCCTCGAAATCGCAGCAGGTTATGGGACTCAAAGGAAGTCATGAAAGTGCTAGAGGAAGATGAGGTaactgtttctcttcttttgcccCCATTAGTCCGCGTCCACTGTCAAAGTGATGTTGGTCCTCCGCTTAGTGCTTGCCCTAGTGACCAGAGAACGTTCTAA